Proteins from a single region of Catenulispora acidiphila DSM 44928:
- a CDS encoding aromatase/cyclase yields MTQIGLKKVEHEIMISASADAVYQLIADVENWPRIFPPTVHAERVELSGNSERIRIWATANGAAKNWTSRRVLDPALRRIEFRQEVTTAPVAAMGGTWIVETIDAEQCKVRLLHDYRAVDDDPESLKWIDEAVDRNSRSELAALKANVERIVGPNEDLLMSFEDTVRIQGELKDVYEFLNEAGLWKERLAHVARVELTEDEPGLQVLEMDTRTKDGSTHTTKSVRVCFPNNKIVYKQTTLPALMTVHTGYWLLEEAGDSVYATSQHTVVINTENIKAVLGPDAGLAQARDFVKKALSGNSGDTLGYAKDHAEARRS; encoded by the coding sequence ATGACTCAGATCGGCCTGAAGAAAGTCGAGCACGAGATCATGATCAGCGCCTCGGCGGACGCGGTCTACCAGCTGATCGCCGATGTGGAGAACTGGCCGCGGATCTTCCCGCCGACCGTCCACGCCGAGCGCGTCGAGCTGTCCGGGAACAGCGAGCGCATCCGGATCTGGGCCACCGCCAACGGCGCGGCCAAGAACTGGACCTCGCGGCGCGTCCTGGACCCGGCGCTGCGCCGGATCGAGTTCCGCCAGGAGGTCACCACCGCACCGGTCGCGGCGATGGGCGGCACCTGGATCGTGGAGACGATCGACGCCGAGCAGTGCAAGGTGCGCCTGCTGCACGACTACCGGGCGGTCGATGACGACCCGGAAAGCCTGAAGTGGATCGACGAGGCGGTCGACCGCAACAGCCGGTCCGAGCTCGCGGCGCTGAAGGCCAACGTGGAGCGCATCGTGGGCCCGAACGAGGACCTGCTGATGTCCTTCGAGGACACCGTCCGCATCCAGGGCGAGCTGAAGGACGTGTACGAGTTCCTCAACGAGGCCGGGCTGTGGAAGGAGCGGCTGGCGCACGTCGCGCGCGTGGAGCTGACCGAGGACGAGCCGGGCCTGCAGGTCCTGGAGATGGACACGCGGACCAAGGACGGCTCGACGCACACCACGAAGTCGGTGCGCGTGTGCTTCCCGAACAACAAGATCGTCTACAAGCAGACCACGCTGCCGGCGCTGATGACCGTGCACACCGGCTACTGGCTGCTGGAGGAGGCCGGCGACTCGGTCTACGCCACCTCCCAGCACACGGTGGTCATCAACACCGAGAACATCAAGGCGGTCCTCGGGCCGGACGCCGGCCTGGCCCAGGCGCGCGACTTCGTGAAGAAGGCGCTCAGCGGCAACAGCGGCGACACCCTCGGCTACGCCAAGGACCACGCCGAGGCCCGGCGGTCCTGA
- a CDS encoding 3-oxoacyl-ACP reductase, with amino-acid sequence MSSSDQRVAVVSGATSGIGLAVTRLLAQQGHRVFICARSAESVEVTVKELREEGLEVSGTACDVKSSADVEAFVRAAVAAYGPIDVLVNNAGRSGGGVTADITDELWYDVVETNLNSVFRMTREVLTAGGMRQKERGRIINIASTAGKQGVVLGAPYSASKHGVVGFTKALGNELAPTGITVNAVCPGYVETPMAQRVRAGYAAALKTSEEAVHEKFTAKIPLGRYSTPEEVAGLVGYLATDTAASITAQALNVCGGLGNF; translated from the coding sequence ATGTCCTCATCCGACCAGCGGGTCGCCGTCGTCAGCGGCGCCACCAGCGGCATCGGGCTCGCGGTGACGCGCCTGTTGGCCCAGCAGGGCCACCGGGTGTTCATCTGCGCCCGCAGCGCGGAGTCCGTCGAGGTGACCGTCAAGGAGCTGCGCGAAGAAGGGCTGGAGGTGTCCGGCACGGCCTGCGACGTCAAGAGCTCCGCGGACGTCGAGGCCTTCGTGCGCGCGGCGGTCGCCGCCTACGGGCCGATCGACGTGCTGGTGAACAACGCCGGCCGCAGCGGCGGCGGCGTCACCGCCGACATCACCGACGAGCTCTGGTACGACGTCGTCGAGACCAACCTGAACAGCGTGTTCCGCATGACCCGCGAGGTGCTCACCGCCGGCGGGATGCGCCAGAAGGAGCGCGGCCGGATCATCAACATCGCCTCGACCGCGGGCAAGCAGGGCGTCGTGCTCGGCGCTCCGTACTCGGCCTCCAAGCACGGCGTCGTCGGCTTCACCAAGGCCCTGGGCAACGAGCTCGCGCCGACCGGGATCACGGTCAACGCGGTGTGCCCCGGCTATGTGGAGACCCCGATGGCGCAGCGGGTGCGCGCCGGCTACGCCGCGGCCCTGAAGACCTCCGAGGAAGCGGTCCACGAGAAGTTCACGGCGAAGATCCCGCTGGGCCGCTACTCCACCCCCGAGGAGGTCGCCGGTCTGGTCGGCTACCTGGCGACCGACACCGCGGCCTCGATCACCGCGCAGGCGCTCAACGTCTGCGGCGGCCTCGGCAACTTCTAG
- a CDS encoding SRPBCC family protein, with amino-acid sequence MEQATIWVDAPPERVWKLISDPTRYGEWSLENQGGTWKSPPGPGAQFKGRNKRGLARWATTCTVTDYQAPSRFTFEVHESAMRWGYILEPRDGGTTVTEFAEQIGRPILSSRIALGSGVAGRDRVAIRMANIDATLAAVKKAAESRA; translated from the coding sequence ATGGAACAGGCGACAATCTGGGTGGACGCCCCGCCCGAGCGAGTCTGGAAGCTGATTTCCGACCCGACCCGCTACGGCGAATGGAGCCTGGAGAACCAAGGCGGCACATGGAAGTCCCCGCCCGGCCCAGGAGCCCAGTTCAAGGGCCGCAACAAGCGAGGGCTCGCACGCTGGGCCACCACCTGCACAGTCACCGACTACCAGGCACCCTCGCGCTTCACCTTCGAAGTCCACGAATCCGCCATGCGCTGGGGCTACATCCTGGAGCCACGCGACGGCGGCACCACCGTGACCGAGTTCGCCGAGCAGATAGGCCGCCCCATCCTCTCCAGCCGCATCGCCCTGGGCTCCGGCGTGGCCGGCCGCGACCGCGTCGCCATCCGCATGGCGAACATCGACGCGACACTGGCCGCGGTGAAGAAGGCCGCGGAGTCCCGCGCCTGA
- a CDS encoding beta-ketoacyl-[acyl-carrier-protein] synthase family protein — protein MTGRRVVITGIGVVAPGGVGVKDFWSLLSEGRTATRGITFFDASPFRSRVAAEADFDPEFHGLSPQQVRRMDRAAQFAVVTAAEAVAASGIDPANLDPARVGVTVGSAVGATMSLDAEYRVVSDGGRLALVDHEYAVPHLYDYFVPGSFAGEVAWSVGAEGPATVVSTGCTSGLDSVGYAAELVREGSVDVMIAGATDAPISPITVACFDAIKATTARNDDPEHASRPFDNSRTGFVLGEGSAMFVLEDYERARARGAEILAEIAGFATRSNAFHMTGLRPDGREMADAIRAALAEARMNGEEIDYINAHGSGTKQNDRHETAAFKTSLGDHAYRTPVSSIKSMVGHSLGAIGSIEIAASVLAIGTNLVPPTANLHEPDPECDLDYVPLTAREHQTDAVLTVGSGFGGFQSAMVLRRVS, from the coding sequence ATGACCGGACGCCGAGTGGTGATCACCGGGATCGGCGTCGTCGCGCCGGGCGGTGTCGGGGTGAAGGACTTCTGGAGCCTGCTGTCCGAGGGCCGGACCGCCACGCGCGGCATCACCTTCTTCGACGCCTCGCCGTTCCGGTCGCGGGTGGCCGCCGAGGCCGATTTCGATCCCGAGTTCCACGGGCTGAGCCCGCAGCAGGTGCGGCGGATGGACCGGGCCGCGCAGTTCGCGGTCGTCACCGCCGCCGAGGCGGTCGCCGCCAGCGGGATCGATCCGGCGAACCTGGACCCGGCGCGGGTCGGGGTGACGGTCGGCAGCGCGGTCGGCGCGACCATGTCGCTGGACGCCGAGTACCGGGTGGTCAGCGACGGCGGCCGGCTGGCGCTGGTGGACCACGAGTACGCCGTGCCGCATCTGTACGACTACTTCGTGCCCGGCTCCTTCGCCGGCGAGGTGGCCTGGTCGGTCGGCGCGGAGGGCCCGGCGACCGTGGTCTCCACCGGCTGCACCTCCGGGCTGGACTCCGTGGGCTACGCCGCCGAGCTGGTGCGCGAGGGCAGCGTGGACGTGATGATCGCCGGCGCCACCGACGCCCCGATCTCGCCGATCACCGTGGCCTGCTTCGACGCCATCAAGGCCACCACCGCGCGCAACGACGACCCCGAGCACGCCTCGCGGCCCTTCGACAACTCCCGCACCGGCTTCGTGCTCGGCGAGGGCTCGGCCATGTTCGTGCTCGAAGACTACGAGCGGGCCCGGGCGCGCGGCGCCGAGATCCTCGCCGAGATCGCCGGATTCGCCACCCGCAGCAACGCCTTCCACATGACCGGGCTGCGCCCCGACGGCCGGGAGATGGCCGACGCCATCCGCGCGGCGCTCGCCGAGGCCAGGATGAACGGCGAGGAGATCGACTACATCAACGCACACGGCTCCGGCACCAAGCAGAACGACCGCCACGAGACCGCGGCCTTCAAGACCAGCCTGGGCGATCACGCCTACCGGACCCCGGTGAGCTCGATCAAATCCATGGTCGGACACTCCCTCGGCGCGATCGGCTCGATCGAGATCGCCGCCTCGGTCCTGGCGATCGGCACCAACCTGGTCCCGCCGACGGCGAACCTGCACGAGCCGGACCCCGAATGCGACCTGGACTACGTGCCGCTGACCGCCCGCGAGCACCAGACCGACGCGGTGCTCACCGTCGGCAGCGGCTTCGGCGGGTTCCAGAGCGCGATGGTGCTCCGGAGGGTCTCATGA
- a CDS encoding NAD(P)/FAD-dependent oxidoreductase yields the protein MSTIVTATGKAPGEGKVQHCDVFILGSGLAGSTAAAILQHNGCNVVLVDASAHPRFAVGESMIPQLVEWLHILAERFDVPEIKNLASIGASTKNIGPSFGSKGHFGFMRHEPGKEPNPKEATQLAIPKVLTQASHLFRQDSDSYMFNVAAKYGVTTRQYWRAADLDFDDDGVTVTGQNGEVFRAKYLIDASGFRSPLAEKYGLREQPARFKHHSRSMFSHYIGIKPFDDVVDHPASVRPPMRWHNGTMHHLIDRGWFWIIPFDSYKDSTNPLCSVGLTIDERTYPKNKDMTAEEEFNFFLDQYPAVKRQFEGAHKVREWVSTDRLQYSSSRSIGDRWCLMSHAAGFIDPLFSRGLSNTFEVINSLAYRILQGMKDGDFSAERFEYVEKLERGLLQYNDDLVNSSFISFSDFDLWNSVFRVWGAFITPGVMRLTRARMLFLKTGEDKYFQELEDAEHTGLWWPESTTVKNMLERTAEICEKHEVGELTSKEAANQIMTMVQDCDLINPTFGWKDPEHTFVHPTTFTMAKFMYWASVKSPGEMHDLGREFLKGILKAGRKVRKLL from the coding sequence ATGTCCACCATTGTCACAGCGACCGGCAAGGCGCCTGGTGAAGGCAAGGTCCAGCACTGCGACGTCTTCATCCTGGGCTCCGGCCTGGCCGGCTCCACCGCCGCGGCGATTCTGCAGCACAACGGCTGCAACGTCGTGCTCGTCGACGCTTCGGCGCACCCGCGCTTCGCGGTCGGTGAGTCGATGATCCCGCAGCTGGTGGAGTGGCTGCACATTCTGGCCGAGCGGTTCGACGTGCCGGAGATCAAGAATCTGGCCAGTATCGGCGCCAGCACGAAGAACATCGGGCCGTCCTTCGGCAGCAAGGGCCACTTCGGCTTCATGCGGCACGAGCCGGGCAAGGAGCCGAACCCCAAGGAGGCCACGCAGCTGGCCATCCCGAAGGTGCTGACTCAGGCCAGCCACCTGTTCCGGCAGGACAGCGACTCCTACATGTTCAACGTCGCGGCCAAGTACGGCGTCACCACGCGGCAGTACTGGCGCGCGGCGGATCTGGACTTCGACGACGACGGCGTGACCGTCACCGGCCAGAACGGCGAGGTCTTCCGCGCCAAGTACCTCATCGACGCCTCCGGCTTCCGCTCGCCGCTGGCCGAGAAGTACGGCCTGCGCGAGCAGCCGGCCCGGTTCAAGCACCACTCGCGCTCGATGTTCAGCCACTACATCGGCATCAAGCCGTTCGACGACGTGGTCGACCACCCGGCGAGCGTGCGTCCGCCGATGCGCTGGCACAACGGCACGATGCACCACCTCATAGACCGGGGCTGGTTCTGGATCATCCCCTTCGACAGCTACAAGGACTCGACGAACCCGCTGTGCTCGGTCGGTCTCACCATCGACGAGCGCACGTACCCGAAGAACAAGGACATGACCGCCGAGGAGGAGTTCAACTTCTTCCTCGACCAGTATCCGGCGGTGAAGCGGCAGTTCGAGGGCGCCCACAAGGTGCGCGAGTGGGTCTCGACCGACCGGCTGCAGTACTCCTCGTCGCGCTCGATCGGCGACCGCTGGTGTCTGATGTCGCACGCGGCGGGCTTCATCGATCCGCTGTTCTCCCGCGGCCTGTCCAACACCTTCGAGGTCATCAACTCCCTGGCGTACCGGATCCTGCAGGGCATGAAGGACGGCGACTTCTCCGCCGAGCGCTTCGAGTACGTCGAGAAGCTGGAGCGCGGGCTGCTGCAGTACAACGACGACCTGGTGAACAGCTCATTCATCTCCTTCAGCGACTTCGACCTGTGGAACTCGGTGTTCCGCGTCTGGGGCGCGTTCATCACCCCCGGCGTCATGCGCCTGACCCGCGCCCGGATGCTGTTCCTGAAGACCGGCGAGGACAAGTACTTCCAGGAGCTGGAGGACGCCGAGCACACCGGTCTGTGGTGGCCGGAGAGCACCACGGTGAAGAACATGCTCGAGCGCACCGCGGAGATCTGCGAGAAGCACGAGGTCGGCGAGCTGACCTCGAAGGAGGCCGCGAACCAGATCATGACGATGGTCCAGGACTGCGACCTGATCAACCCCACCTTCGGCTGGAAGGACCCCGAGCACACCTTCGTGCACCCGACCACCTTCACCATGGCGAAGTTCATGTACTGGGCCTCGGTGAAGAGCCCGGGCGAAATGCACGACCTGGGCCGCGAGTTCCTGAAGGGAATCCTCAAGGCCGGACGCAAGGTTCGCAAACTGCTCTAA
- a CDS encoding ketosynthase chain-length factor gives MTAVVTGLGVAAPNGLGTEDYWKNTLAGVSGIGPVKRFDAAGYPVRLAGEVPGFQAADHLPNRLLPQTDHMTRLALVAADWALADADVDPAAWPEYDMGVVTASSSGGFEFGQGELQNLWSRGGQYVSAYQSFAWFYAVNTGQISIRNGMRGPAGVLVSDQAGGLDAVAQARRQVRKGGRLVLSGGVDGSVCPWGWVAQIAARRMSECDDPARAYRPFAADATGHVTGEGGALLVVEDAASARARGVRVYGEIAGYCATFDPKPDTGRGPALERAIRTAIQDAHLTPDRIGVVFADAAGVPELDRIEARALVSVFGADGVPVTAPKTMTGRMLSGAASLDLAAALLALRDGVIPPTVNVLPDPAYQLDLVVDAPRESRFDAALVLARGYGGFNSAMVLTRGSD, from the coding sequence ATGACCGCCGTCGTCACCGGCCTGGGCGTGGCCGCGCCCAACGGCCTGGGCACCGAGGACTACTGGAAGAACACCCTGGCCGGGGTCAGCGGCATCGGCCCGGTCAAGCGGTTCGACGCCGCCGGCTACCCGGTGCGGCTGGCCGGCGAGGTCCCGGGCTTCCAAGCCGCCGACCACCTGCCGAACCGGCTGCTGCCGCAGACCGACCACATGACCCGGCTCGCCCTGGTCGCCGCGGACTGGGCGCTCGCCGACGCCGACGTCGACCCCGCCGCCTGGCCCGAGTACGACATGGGAGTGGTCACCGCCAGCTCCTCCGGCGGGTTCGAGTTCGGACAAGGCGAGCTGCAGAACCTGTGGAGCCGCGGCGGCCAGTACGTCAGCGCCTACCAGTCCTTCGCCTGGTTCTACGCGGTGAACACCGGCCAGATCTCCATCCGCAACGGCATGCGCGGTCCGGCCGGCGTCCTGGTGAGCGACCAGGCCGGCGGTCTGGACGCGGTCGCGCAGGCCCGGCGCCAGGTGCGCAAGGGCGGCCGGCTGGTGCTCTCCGGCGGCGTCGACGGCTCGGTGTGTCCGTGGGGCTGGGTCGCCCAGATCGCCGCGCGGCGCATGAGCGAGTGCGACGACCCGGCGCGCGCCTACCGGCCCTTCGCCGCCGACGCCACCGGGCACGTCACCGGCGAGGGCGGCGCGCTGCTGGTCGTCGAGGACGCCGCGTCCGCCCGGGCCCGCGGGGTCCGCGTCTACGGCGAGATCGCCGGCTACTGCGCGACCTTCGACCCGAAGCCGGACACCGGCCGCGGCCCGGCTCTGGAGCGGGCGATCCGCACCGCGATCCAGGACGCGCACCTGACCCCGGACCGGATCGGCGTGGTCTTCGCCGACGCCGCCGGCGTGCCGGAGCTCGACCGGATCGAGGCGCGGGCGCTGGTCTCGGTCTTCGGCGCCGACGGTGTGCCGGTCACCGCCCCCAAGACGATGACCGGCCGCATGCTCTCGGGAGCGGCGTCGCTGGACCTGGCCGCCGCGCTGCTGGCGCTGCGCGACGGCGTCATCCCGCCGACCGTCAACGTCCTGCCCGACCCCGCCTACCAGCTCGACCTGGTCGTGGACGCCCCCCGGGAATCCCGGTTCGACGCGGCGCTGGTCCTGGCCCGCGGCTACGGCGGCTTCAACTCCGCGATGGTCCTCACCCGCGGATCCGACTGA
- a CDS encoding FAD-dependent monooxygenase, which produces MAPRTGRDRRIVVVGAGPVGLLLAGELRLGGARVTVLERRAEPSTESRASTLHARTMELLDQRGLLAAVGSPPNDPMGHFGGLPLDLGEQRSRYPGQWKVPQTELVAILTRWAVGLGAEVRMGCEVSALTESDDGVVVRYQGPEVPGDPDGSGELAAAFVVGCDGEDSTVRELAGIAFPGRDARRELVRADVAGIDVPARRFQRLPAGLAIAATRAGVTRVMVHEFGAEAAPRTGDPAFEEIAKTWHRVTGEDISHGVPTWRNAFGDARRQAEHYRRGRVLLAGDAAHKQMPIGGQALNLGLQDAANLGWKLAAEARGTAPPGLLDTYHTERHQVGRAVLDNIEAQATLLLGGPEVEPVRTVLGELLGHAVARTRLGAAVAGLDIRYGAGRSRDGGGASGGSVSGGGGAVFAAGGGDSGGGSGGVSGGINDVTGGEGVSGVGGAVSAAGGGDSGGSGSGSGSSGISGVGDGTSGGSNALSRAGGGDFASGGGVSGARASDSGSADHQLVGLRMPHLALSGAIGPDQGVGPESTTAALRAARGVLLDLSGQARRRMVLSRFASGWSDRVDLIAARVVVPGDGAGADDSVPDTVLIRPDGYVAWAAGLDGDPRAALAHWFGPYSPNPATRWE; this is translated from the coding sequence ATGGCGCCGCGGACGGGGCGCGACCGGCGGATCGTCGTGGTCGGCGCCGGACCGGTCGGCCTGTTGCTGGCCGGCGAGCTGCGGCTGGGCGGCGCGCGGGTGACGGTTCTGGAACGCCGCGCCGAACCCTCGACCGAGTCCCGCGCCTCCACCCTGCACGCCCGCACCATGGAGCTGCTCGACCAGCGCGGCCTGCTCGCCGCGGTCGGCAGCCCGCCGAACGACCCGATGGGACACTTCGGCGGGCTGCCGCTCGACCTGGGCGAGCAGCGCAGCCGGTATCCGGGGCAGTGGAAGGTCCCGCAGACCGAGCTGGTCGCGATCCTCACCCGGTGGGCCGTCGGGCTGGGCGCCGAGGTGCGCATGGGGTGCGAAGTCAGTGCCCTGACGGAGTCGGACGACGGCGTGGTCGTCCGGTATCAGGGCCCGGAGGTACCGGGAGATCCGGACGGTTCCGGCGAGCTCGCGGCGGCGTTCGTCGTGGGCTGCGACGGCGAGGACAGCACGGTCCGGGAGCTGGCCGGCATCGCCTTCCCCGGCCGGGACGCCCGGCGCGAGCTGGTACGTGCCGACGTCGCCGGGATCGACGTGCCGGCCCGGCGCTTCCAGCGCCTGCCGGCCGGACTGGCCATCGCGGCCACCCGCGCCGGGGTGACCCGGGTGATGGTGCACGAGTTCGGCGCCGAGGCCGCGCCGCGCACCGGCGACCCGGCCTTCGAGGAGATCGCCAAGACCTGGCACCGCGTCACCGGCGAGGACATCAGCCACGGCGTGCCGACCTGGCGCAACGCCTTCGGCGACGCCCGCCGCCAAGCCGAGCACTACCGCCGCGGCCGCGTCCTGCTCGCCGGGGACGCCGCGCACAAGCAGATGCCGATCGGCGGCCAGGCCCTGAACCTGGGCCTGCAAGACGCCGCCAACCTCGGCTGGAAGCTCGCCGCCGAAGCCCGCGGCACCGCCCCGCCCGGCCTGCTCGACACCTACCACACCGAACGCCACCAGGTCGGCCGCGCCGTCCTGGACAACATCGAGGCCCAGGCGACCCTGCTGCTCGGCGGCCCCGAGGTCGAGCCGGTCCGCACCGTGCTCGGCGAACTACTCGGCCACGCGGTCGCGCGCACGCGTCTCGGCGCCGCCGTGGCCGGACTCGACATCCGCTACGGCGCGGGGCGGAGCCGGGACGGCGGCGGTGCTTCGGGCGGCTCCGTTTCCGGTGGCGGCGGCGCTGTTTTTGCTGCTGGCGGAGGCGATTCTGGCGGCGGCAGCGGCGGCGTTTCCGGCGGCATCAACGATGTCACCGGCGGCGAAGGCGTTTCCGGTGTCGGCGGCGCTGTTTCTGCTGCTGGCGGAGGCGATTCTGGCGGCAGCGGCAGCGGCAGCGGCAGCAGCGGCATTTCCGGTGTCGGCGACGGCACTTCCGGTGGCAGCAATGCTCTCTCGCGCGCCGGCGGAGGCGATTTCGCAAGCGGCGGCGGCGTTTCCGGCGCGCGCGCGAGTGATTCCGGTAGCGCCGATCACCAGCTCGTCGGACTCCGGATGCCGCACCTGGCGCTGTCCGGCGCCATCGGTCCGGACCAGGGCGTCGGGCCGGAGAGCACCACCGCCGCGCTGCGTGCTGCCCGGGGCGTGCTGCTCGATCTGTCCGGGCAGGCTCGGCGTCGCATGGTCCTGAGTCGGTTCGCGAGCGGCTGGTCCGATCGCGTCGATCTGATCGCGGCGCGCGTCGTCGTCCCCGGCGACGGCGCCGGCGCCGACGACAGTGTGCCGGACACGGTGTTGATCCGCCCTGACGGCTATGTCGCCTGGGCGGCCGGCCTGGACGGCGATCCCCGCGCGGCCCTGGCGCACTGGTTCGGCCCGTATTCACCCAACCCCGCTACTCGATGGGAGTGA
- a CDS encoding MarR family winged helix-turn-helix transcriptional regulator has translation MSIDPPAGSDPTTAAGPDFAGGAVPAGEARIRDLMAATVELALSSVALTSMGASLIGMHPTDMFCLWHVTESAASEPVTSGKLGELTGLTSGAITGVIDRLEAAGFLRRERDTQDRRKLFLVPVPEKVGQIYELYAPLHETFRAAEARYDEKQQELILAFLRTTTELMRHNVNTMRQARKEERRNGTAG, from the coding sequence GTGTCAATCGACCCCCCTGCCGGATCGGATCCCACGACCGCGGCGGGCCCGGACTTCGCCGGCGGCGCCGTCCCCGCAGGCGAGGCCAGGATCCGGGACCTGATGGCGGCCACCGTCGAGCTGGCCCTGTCCTCGGTCGCCCTCACATCCATGGGCGCCTCGCTGATCGGAATGCATCCCACGGACATGTTCTGTCTGTGGCACGTCACCGAGAGCGCCGCCTCCGAACCAGTGACCTCCGGCAAGCTCGGCGAACTCACCGGACTGACCAGCGGCGCCATCACCGGCGTCATCGACCGCCTGGAAGCGGCCGGCTTCCTGCGCCGCGAACGCGACACCCAGGACCGCCGCAAGCTCTTCCTGGTCCCCGTCCCGGAAAAAGTCGGCCAGATCTACGAGCTCTACGCCCCCCTGCACGAAACCTTCCGCGCCGCCGAAGCCCGCTACGACGAAAAGCAGCAGGAACTGATCCTGGCCTTCCTGCGCACCACCACCGAGCTCATGCGCCACAACGTCAACACCATGCGACAAGCCCGCAAGGAAGAACGCCGCAACGGCACGGCGGGCTAG
- a CDS encoding acyl carrier protein → MSDTTLSEFTLEDLKRVLLAAAGAPDGAGLDGDILDLSFEDLGYDSIALLETVGHVERERGLSLEDSVVAEANTPRLFLEFVNGTVPVARAS, encoded by the coding sequence ATGAGTGACACGACCCTGAGCGAGTTCACCCTCGAGGACCTCAAGCGCGTTCTGCTCGCCGCCGCCGGCGCCCCCGACGGCGCCGGTCTGGACGGCGACATCCTCGACCTGAGCTTCGAAGACCTCGGCTATGACTCCATCGCGCTGCTGGAGACGGTCGGGCACGTCGAGCGCGAGCGCGGCCTGAGCCTGGAGGACTCGGTGGTCGCCGAGGCCAACACGCCGCGGCTGTTCCTGGAGTTCGTCAACGGCACCGTCCCGGTGGCGCGCGCCAGCTGA